A single Micromonospora sp. CCTCC AA 2012012 DNA region contains:
- a CDS encoding tyrosine-type recombinase/integrase has protein sequence MTRHPKTRRPDPGAYQTWINSWRLSMEAQGLSARTVTLYVDVAQFFGGWLTVTHPKIRDWDQVGRDELRGFFAWLRQGSDAGKPCPHALRDPAAAPPACQGYGKGYVNNVGRSLQQFFGWYAEEEELPNPFVKVTVPAAPRADEAPPPVLTPEQLQALIRDAERGRDFESRRDAAMLRLFMCTGTRLAELALLQLDDVNLQRREAVVTGKGSRQRIVPFDQRAALALDRYIRVRTKHPAGYLPALWLGVRRRQAMTPNGVYQMLVRRGEHLGIRIYPHLLRHTFAHRWLDAGGAEGDLMALAGWDSNQMLRHYGRSAKSARARRAYDRIDVMGGI, from the coding sequence ATGACCCGCCACCCGAAGACCCGCCGACCCGACCCGGGCGCCTACCAGACCTGGATCAACTCCTGGCGCCTGAGCATGGAAGCCCAGGGACTCAGCGCCCGCACCGTCACCCTCTACGTCGACGTCGCCCAGTTCTTCGGCGGCTGGCTGACCGTCACCCACCCGAAGATCCGCGACTGGGACCAGGTCGGCCGCGACGAGCTCCGCGGCTTCTTCGCCTGGCTGCGCCAGGGCAGCGACGCCGGCAAGCCCTGCCCGCACGCCCTACGCGATCCCGCCGCCGCGCCGCCTGCGTGCCAGGGGTACGGCAAGGGCTACGTCAACAACGTCGGCCGGTCCCTGCAGCAGTTCTTCGGCTGGTACGCCGAGGAGGAGGAGCTGCCCAACCCCTTCGTCAAGGTGACCGTGCCCGCGGCTCCTCGCGCCGACGAGGCCCCACCGCCGGTGCTGACCCCCGAGCAGCTCCAGGCCCTCATCCGCGACGCCGAGCGCGGCCGCGACTTCGAATCCCGGCGCGACGCCGCGATGCTGCGGCTGTTCATGTGCACCGGCACTCGGCTGGCCGAGCTGGCACTGCTGCAGCTCGACGACGTCAATCTTCAGCGCCGCGAGGCGGTTGTCACGGGCAAGGGGAGCAGACAGCGGATCGTGCCCTTCGACCAGCGCGCCGCCCTGGCCCTCGACCGGTACATCCGGGTCCGGACCAAGCACCCCGCCGGGTACCTCCCGGCACTCTGGCTCGGCGTCCGCCGCAGGCAGGCGATGACACCCAACGGCGTCTACCAGATGCTCGTCCGCCGCGGCGAGCACCTCGGCATCCGGATCTACCCGCACCTGCTGCGCCACACCTTCGCCCACCGGTGGCTCGACGCCGGCGGCGCCGAGGGCGACCTCATGGCCCTCGCCGGATGGGACTCCAACCAGATGCTCCGCCACTACGGACGCTCCGCGAAGTCCGCACGGGCGCGTCGGGCCTACGACCGGATCGACGTGATGGGCGGAATTTGA
- a CDS encoding ABC transporter ATP-binding protein, which yields MATVTYAKASRIYAGTERPAVNQLDLEIGDGEFLVLVGPSGCGKSTSLRMLAGLEDVDEGAIYIDDRDVTHLPPKARDIAMVFQNYALYPHMTVYENMAFALKLRKTSKSEIDRRVKEAAGLLQLEEYLNRKPKALSGGQRQRVAMGRAIVREPQVFLMDEPLSNLDAKLRVQTRTQIASLQAKLGITTVYVTHDQVEAMTMGHRVAVMLDGVLQQVDTPRALYDTPANVFVAGFIGSPAMNIKTVPLTEHGAAFAEMYIPLTREQVAAAQAEGGNGKVTVGFRPEDCDMVSPTEGGMPVVVELVEDLGSDANVYGHAALEGHNERFVVRTDRRSMPNMGDTVFVKPRAGQSHMFHATTGSRI from the coding sequence ATGGCTACGGTCACCTACGCCAAGGCGTCCCGCATCTACGCGGGCACCGAGCGGCCCGCCGTCAACCAGCTCGACCTCGAGATCGGCGACGGCGAGTTCCTCGTCCTGGTCGGCCCCTCGGGTTGCGGCAAGTCCACCAGCCTGCGCATGCTCGCCGGCCTGGAGGACGTCGACGAGGGCGCGATCTACATCGACGACCGCGACGTCACCCACCTGCCCCCGAAGGCCCGCGACATCGCGATGGTCTTCCAGAACTACGCCCTCTACCCGCACATGACGGTGTACGAGAACATGGCGTTCGCGCTCAAGCTGCGCAAGACCTCGAAGTCGGAGATCGACCGGCGGGTCAAGGAGGCGGCCGGGCTGCTCCAGCTCGAGGAATACCTCAACCGTAAGCCGAAGGCGCTCTCCGGTGGCCAGCGCCAGCGGGTCGCGATGGGCCGGGCGATCGTCCGCGAGCCGCAGGTCTTCCTCATGGACGAGCCGCTGTCGAACCTCGACGCCAAGCTCCGGGTGCAGACCCGTACGCAGATCGCGTCGCTGCAGGCGAAGCTCGGCATCACCACCGTCTACGTCACCCACGACCAGGTCGAGGCCATGACCATGGGTCACCGGGTCGCGGTCATGCTCGACGGCGTGCTCCAGCAGGTGGACACCCCGCGGGCGCTCTACGACACCCCGGCCAACGTCTTCGTCGCCGGCTTCATCGGCTCCCCCGCGATGAACATCAAGACCGTGCCGCTGACCGAGCACGGCGCGGCCTTCGCCGAGATGTACATCCCGCTCACCCGGGAGCAGGTCGCCGCGGCCCAGGCCGAGGGCGGCAACGGCAAGGTGACCGTCGGCTTCCGCCCGGAGGACTGCGACATGGTCAGCCCGACCGAGGGCGGCATGCCGGTCGTGGTCGAGCTGGTCGAGGACCTGGGCTCCGACGCCAACGTCTACGGCCACGCCGCGCTGGAGGGCCACAACGAGCGCTTCGTGGTCCGTACCGACCGGCGCAGCATGCCGAACATGGGTGACACCGTGTTCGTGAAGCCGCGGGCCGGCCAGAGCCACATGTTCCACGCCACCACCGGCAGCCGGATCTGA
- a CDS encoding winged helix-turn-helix domain-containing protein, translating into MPIPMSSREIADDLSARIRAGEYPPGEKLPSLREFADLYSVSVSTIQRALELTRDRGLTVGRAGVGVYVAEAW; encoded by the coding sequence ATGCCCATACCTATGTCGTCCCGGGAAATCGCGGACGACCTATCCGCGCGCATCCGTGCGGGTGAGTACCCGCCAGGGGAGAAGCTGCCCAGCCTGCGGGAGTTCGCGGACCTGTACTCGGTCAGCGTGTCCACCATCCAGCGCGCCTTGGAGCTGACCCGCGACCGAGGCCTCACTGTCGGCCGCGCCGGCGTCGGCGTGTACGTGGCGGAGGCATGGTAG